One window of the Salvia miltiorrhiza cultivar Shanhuang (shh) chromosome 6, IMPLAD_Smil_shh, whole genome shotgun sequence genome contains the following:
- the LOC130989842 gene encoding lysM domain receptor-like kinase 4, whose translation MNSPYFIIFLISCLPLVTAQQPYIGTLLEDCDNTANNNSTSVLGYTCNGLRRSCQAYLTFRARPPYDSPAGISALLSANASELARLNSVSENAALDAERVVLVPVTCSCSGQLYQANASYTVQSGDTYLVIANDTFQGLSTCQALQAQNGIPARELAIGGRLRVPLRCACPTRAQADAGVNYLLSYVLQFNQFVETVTEAFGVDAGATLAANSLSESDTVYPFTTLLVPLRDPPNATQATAPQPPPTPANPTAPPPDSGGGSSSKAWIYAVVGGGAGLLVLFVAVAVFLRRRRRRRAQPVVPSKMSHSDEKPLKKKEGDGDDSEDFLESISSIAHSLKVYPFQQLREATQDFSPSCWIKGSVYRGTFNGDFAAIKKMSGDVSKEITLLNKINHSNLIRLSGVSFNEGNWYLVYEYASNGALVDWIHGKGEEQGILSWDRRLQIALDVAAGLNYLHRYTSPPHIHKDLNSSNVLLDGEFRAKIANFGLSRAAEGQEGQFALTRHIVGTKGYMAPEYLENGVISPKLDVYSFGVLLLELLTGKQVSEMYEEVDMRLPEILAPVLSEDGQEKISSLMDPLLLGKYPPDLALVLFRMIDGCLKKDPSARPSMDDVFQSLSRVSGEWAVSISEPAAAPR comes from the coding sequence ATGAATTCCCCTTATTTCATCATCTTCCTAATCTCCTGCTTGCCTCTGGTCACGGCGCAGCAGCCATACATCGGCACCCTACTCGAAGACTGCGACAACACAGCCAACAACAACTCCACCTCCGTCCTCGGCTACACCTGCAACGGCCTCCGCCGCAGCTGCCAAGCCTACCTCACCTTCCGCGCGCGGCCCCCCTACGACTCCCCGGCCGGCATCTCCGCCCTCTTATCCGCCAACGCCTCCGAGCTCGCCCGGCTCAACTCGGTCTCCGAGAACGCAGCCCTCGACGCCGAGCGCGTGGTGCTGGTGCCGGTGACATGCTCGTGCTCCGGCCAGCTGTACCAGGCCAACGCCTCCTACACCGTCCAGTCCGGCGACACGTACCTCGTCATCGCCAACGACACGTTCCAGGGCCTGTCGACGTGCCAAGCCCTCCAAGCCCAGAACGGCATTCCGGCGAGGGAGTTGGCGATCGGAGGGAGGCTGCGCGTCCCGTTGCGATGCGCGTGCCCCACTCGAGCTCAGGCCGACGCCGGCGTCAACTACTTGTTGAGCTACGTGCTGCAGTTCAACCAGTTCGTCGAGACCGTAACCGAGGCGTTCGGAGTCGATGCCGGAGCAACTCTTGCAGCCAATAGCTTGTCGGAAAGCGACACCGTTTATCCGTTCACCACTCTTCTGGTGCCGCTTCGGGACCCTCCCAATGCCACGCAGGCTACGGCGCCTCAGCCTCCTCCGACTCCGGCCAACCCCACCGCGCCTCCCCCGGATTCCGGTGGTGGCTCGTCGAGTAAAGCATGGATATATGCAGTGGTTGGCGGTGGTGCGGGGCTTCTCGTTTTGTTCGTTGCCGTGGCGGTTTTCCTCCGGAGGCGGAGGAGGCGGAGAGCGCAGCCGGTCGTGCCGTCGAAGATGTCTCACTCCGATGAAAAACCGTTGAAGAAGAAAGAGGGAGATGGTGATGACTCCGAGGATTTTCTTGAGAGCATTTCCAGCATAGCACATTCTCTTAAGGTTTACCCTTTCCAGCAGCTGAGAGAAGCAACACAGGATTTCAGCCCAAGTTGTTGGATCAAAGGCTCTGTGTATCGAGGTACCTTCAATGGAGATTTTGCCGCCATCAAGAAAATGAGTGGAGATGTCTCCAAAGAGATCACCCTACTCAACAAGATCAACCACTCCAACCTCATCCGTCTCTCCGGTGTGTCCTTCAACGAGGGCAACTGGTATCTCGTCTACGAGTATGCCTCCAACGGGGCGCTCGTGGATTGGATCCACGGCAAGGGGGAGGAGCAAGGCATTCTCAGCTGGGACAGGAGGCTGCAGATTGCTCTTGATGTGGCTGCTGGTCTCAACTACCTCCATCGTTACACTTCGCCCCCGCACATCCACAAGGATCTCAACAGCAGCAACGTCCTCCTTGACGGCGAATTCAGAGCCAAGATCGCGAATTTTGGTCTGTCGAGAGCTGCAGAGGGTCAGGAGGGCCAGTTTGCGTTGACGAGGCACATAGTTGGGACGAAAGGGTACATGGCGCCCGAGTATTTGGAGAACGGAGTCATCTCTCCTAAGCTTGATGTTTACTCGTTCGGGGTTCTGCTGCTGGAGCTTCTCACCGGGAAGCAAGTCTCCGAGATGTATGAAGAGGTGGACATGAGGTTACCGGAGATCTTGGCCCCGGTGCTGTCTGAAGACGGGCAGGAGAAGATAAGCAGCTTGATGGATCCTCTGCTGCTGGGAAAGTACCCTCCGGACCTTGCCCTCGTGCTGTTTAGAATGATCGATGGTTGCCTCAAGAAAGATCCGTCTGCTCGCCCAAGCATGGACGACGTTTTCCAGTCCCTCTCAAGAGTTTCCGGTGAATGGGCAGTGAGCATATCAGAGCCTGCTGCTGCTCCTAGATAA